The following proteins are co-located in the Haloarcula rubripromontorii genome:
- a CDS encoding DUF424 domain-containing protein, giving the protein MILNERDTDEGLLVSVCDPDIIGETFENGPVSLTVNEEFYGGETATEDEIVDSLTRCSVANIVGDDAVSVALEHGFVDEENVLDLGETRHAQLLWM; this is encoded by the coding sequence ATGATACTCAACGAACGCGACACCGACGAAGGGTTGCTCGTCTCGGTCTGTGACCCGGACATCATAGGCGAAACGTTCGAGAACGGCCCCGTGTCACTCACCGTCAACGAAGAGTTCTACGGCGGCGAAACGGCTACCGAAGACGAAATTGTCGACAGTCTCACCCGGTGTTCGGTCGCCAACATCGTCGGCGACGACGCCGTCAGCGTCGCCCTCGAACACGGCTTCGTTGACGAGGAGAACGTCCTCGACCTGGGCGAGACGCGCCACGCGCAGTTGCTCTGGATGTAA